A part of Ziziphus jujuba cultivar Dongzao chromosome 8, ASM3175591v1 genomic DNA contains:
- the LOC107434167 gene encoding 23 kDa jasmonate-induced protein has protein sequence MGDGLFGNPITNATLEGMPDYEDNRNIDRKDRARVALNMRSSEEKSVRAVQYLQTMKDQCDGELGGTLCLLYNATGDPIRYVTHYDWGNGHPGPTPYPMEIANGQWAAFLHVPLSRDKPYATGAIVYGGKDPRGVDCDWMVSWDNPTDKINNTPKIYSEIREKNHFLNPDYWPAVYNKMQVSGICHDSVKDVDNQYGCSLSVSIGSNRFPILVAVFTLQDV, from the exons ATGGGAGACGGTTTGTTTGGTAACCCCATCACAAACGCAACTTTAGAAGGAATGCCTGATTATGAAGATAACAGGAATATAGATCGCAAAGACAGAGCTCGTGTGGCTCTCAACATGAGAAGTTCAGAGGAAAAGAGTGTGAGAGCTGTCCAGTATCTGCAGACCATGAAGGACCAATGTGATGGTGAACTTGGGGGAACACTTTGCCTACTCTATAATGCCACTGGGGATCCTATAAGGTATGTCACCCACTACGATTGGGGTAATGGACATCCCGGACCAACTCCATATCCAATGGAGATCGCCAACGGACAATGGGCTGCCTTTCTGCATGTTCCATTATCGAGGGATAAACCTTACGCTACTGGGGCCATTGTGTATGGTGGAAAGGATCCAAGAGGGGTTGATTGTGATTGGATGGTGTCATGGGACAACCCtactgataaaataaataatacacccAAG ATATACTCGGAGATCCGTGAAAAAAACCACTTCTTGAATCCTGATTATTGGCCGGCAGTATATAATAAAATGCAGGTTAGCGGCATTTGTCATGACAGTGTTAAAGACGTAGACAATCAATATGGATGCTCATTATCTGTATCCATTGGAAGTAACAGATTCCCCATACTTGTTGCAGTATTCACCCTCCAAGATGTTTGA
- the LOC107434171 gene encoding 23 kDa jasmonate-induced protein-like: MGDGLFGNPITNSTLKGLPDYAFENNIESKDRARVALNMKNAEEKSMRAVQYLQDMKEQCDGDLGGTLCLLYNATGNPIRYVTHYDWGNGHPGPTPYPMEIANGQWAAFLHVPLSRDKPYATGAIVYSGKDPRGVDCDWMVSWDNPTDKINNTPKIYSEVREKDHFLNPDHWPVIYNKMQVSGICHDSVKDVDNQYGCSLSISIGSNRFPILVAVFTLQDV; the protein is encoded by the exons ATGGGAGACGGTTTGTTTGGTAACCCCATCACAAACTCAACTTTAAAAGGACTGCCTGATTATGCATTTGAAAACAATATAGAAAGCAAAGACAGAGCTCGTGTGGCTCTCAACATGAAGAATGCAGAGGAAAAGAGTATGAGAGCTGTCCAGTATCTGCAGGACATGAAGGAACAATGTGATGGTGACCTTGGGGGAACACTTTGCCTACTCTATAATGCCACTGGGAATCCTATAAGGTATGTCACCCACTATGATTGGGGTAATGGACATCCTGGACCAACTCCATATCCAATGGAGATTGCCAATGGACAATGGGCTGCCTTTCTGCATGTTCCATTATCGAGGGATAAACCTTACGCTACTGGGGCCATTGTGTATAGTGGAAAGGATCCAAGAGGAGTTGATTGTGATTGGATGGTGTCATGGGACAATCCtactgataaaataaataataccccCAAG ATATATTCGGAGGTCCGTGAAAAAGACCACTTCTTGAATCCCGATCATTGGCcggtaatatataataaaatgcaGGTTAGCGGCATTTGTCATGATAGTGTTAAAGACGTAGACAATCAATACGGATGCTCCTTATCTATATCCATTGGAAGTAACAGATTCCCCATACTTGTTGCAGTATTCACCCTCCAAGATGTTTGA